A region from the Mycolicibacterium phlei genome encodes:
- a CDS encoding PhoH family protein, with amino-acid sequence MTEKAVRTYVLDTSVLLSDPWACMRFAEHEVVVPLVVISELEAKRHHHELGWFARQALRMFDDLRLEHGRLDQPIPVGTQGGTLHVELNHSDPSVLPAGFRNESNDARILTVAANLAAEGKQVTLVSKDIPLRVKAGAVGLTADEYHAQDVVTSGWTGMAELEIGVDDVDRLFAEGEIDLEAARDLPCHTGVRLLAGSSHALGRVTPDKRVQLVRGDREAFGLRGRSAEQRVALDLLLDESVGIVSLGGKAGTGKSALALCAGLEAVLERRTQRKVVVFRPLYAVGGQDLGYLPGSEADKMGPWAQAVFDTLEGLASPAVLDEVLSRGMLEVLPLTHIRGRSLHDSFVIVDEAQSLERNVLLTVLSRLGAGSRVVLTHDVAQRDNLRVGRHDGVAAVIEKLKGHPLFAHITLLRSERSPIAALVTEMLEEISPGALP; translated from the coding sequence GTGACTGAGAAGGCCGTTCGCACTTACGTGCTCGACACCTCCGTGTTGCTGTCAGATCCCTGGGCCTGCATGCGCTTTGCCGAGCACGAGGTCGTGGTCCCGCTGGTGGTGATCAGTGAACTCGAGGCCAAACGCCATCATCACGAGCTCGGCTGGTTCGCCCGGCAGGCGCTGCGGATGTTCGACGATCTGCGTCTCGAGCACGGGCGCCTGGATCAGCCGATTCCCGTTGGGACGCAAGGCGGCACACTGCATGTCGAGTTGAACCACAGCGACCCGTCGGTGCTGCCCGCCGGGTTCCGCAACGAGAGCAACGACGCCCGGATCCTCACCGTCGCGGCCAATCTCGCCGCCGAGGGCAAGCAGGTGACGCTGGTCAGCAAGGACATCCCGCTGCGGGTCAAGGCCGGCGCGGTGGGCCTGACCGCCGACGAGTACCACGCCCAGGACGTGGTGACCTCGGGCTGGACCGGCATGGCCGAACTCGAGATCGGCGTCGACGACGTCGACAGGCTGTTCGCCGAGGGTGAGATCGACCTGGAGGCCGCGCGGGATCTGCCGTGCCACACCGGAGTTCGGCTGCTCGCCGGCAGCTCGCATGCGCTGGGCCGGGTCACCCCGGACAAGCGGGTGCAGCTGGTGCGCGGCGACCGGGAGGCGTTCGGGCTGCGCGGCCGTTCCGCCGAACAGCGGGTGGCGCTGGATCTGCTGCTCGACGAGTCGGTCGGCATCGTCTCGCTCGGCGGCAAGGCGGGCACCGGCAAGTCGGCGCTGGCGCTGTGCGCCGGGCTGGAGGCGGTGCTGGAGCGGCGCACCCAGCGCAAGGTCGTGGTGTTCCGCCCGCTCTACGCCGTCGGCGGCCAGGATCTGGGCTACCTGCCCGGCAGTGAGGCCGACAAGATGGGGCCGTGGGCGCAGGCCGTGTTCGACACCCTGGAGGGGCTGGCCAGCCCGGCGGTGCTCGACGAGGTGCTCTCCCGCGGCATGCTCGAGGTGCTGCCGCTGACCCACATCCGGGGCCGGTCGCTGCACGACTCGTTCGTCATCGTCGACGAGGCGCAGTCGCTGGAGCGCAATGTGCTGCTGACCGTGCTGTCGCGGCTGGGGGCGGGCAGCCGGGTGGTGCTCACCCACGACGTCGCGCAGCGCGACAACCTGCGGGTGGGCCGCCACGACGGTGTCGCCGCGGTGATCGAGAAGCTCAAGGGTCACCCGTTGTTCGCGCACATCACGCTGCTGCGCAGCGAGCGTTCGCCGATCGCGGCGCTGGTGACCGAGATGCTCGAGGAGATCAGCCCCGGCGCGCTGCCCTGA
- a CDS encoding acyl-ACP desaturase — protein sequence MAQKPVPNALTLELEPVVQQELRRHLDTEEVWYAHDYVPFEQGENFAFLGGRDWDPSQVTLPKDVTDALEILLITKDNLAGYHREFVFSFILEEKWGRWIGRWTAEEQLHAIALRNYLIVTREIDPDANEEVRVKHVMKGYRADDYSQIERLVFMAYFERAHAVFCRNLEAKITEPVLKSLVGRIAKDEERHEEFFANLVGYLLTTDRDETVDAIARRAAELGVVGGDIEQYADKVANVAAAGIFGDAELRKVISDRIVAWGLADEPKLSQFITA from the coding sequence ATGGCACAGAAACCTGTCCCCAATGCGCTGACCCTTGAGTTGGAGCCGGTCGTGCAGCAGGAGCTGCGTCGGCACCTGGACACCGAGGAAGTCTGGTACGCCCACGACTACGTGCCGTTCGAGCAGGGGGAGAACTTCGCCTTCCTCGGCGGGCGGGACTGGGATCCGTCGCAGGTCACCCTGCCCAAGGACGTCACCGACGCCCTCGAGATCCTGCTGATCACCAAGGACAACCTCGCCGGCTACCACCGCGAGTTCGTGTTCAGCTTCATCCTCGAGGAGAAGTGGGGCCGCTGGATCGGCCGCTGGACCGCCGAGGAGCAGCTGCACGCGATCGCGCTGCGCAACTACCTCATCGTCACCCGTGAGATCGACCCGGACGCCAACGAAGAGGTCCGCGTCAAGCACGTGATGAAGGGCTACCGCGCCGACGACTACAGCCAGATCGAGCGGCTGGTGTTCATGGCGTACTTCGAGCGCGCGCACGCGGTGTTCTGCCGCAACCTCGAGGCCAAGATCACCGAGCCGGTGCTCAAGAGCCTGGTGGGCCGGATCGCCAAGGACGAGGAGCGTCACGAGGAGTTCTTCGCCAACCTGGTCGGGTACCTGCTGACGACCGACCGGGACGAGACCGTCGACGCGATCGCGCGGCGCGCGGCCGAGTTGGGCGTCGTGGGCGGCGACATCGAGCAGTACGCGGACAAGGTGGCCAACGTGGCTGCGGCGGGCATCTTCGGCGACGCCGAACTGCGCAAGGTGATCAGCGACCGGATCGTCGCGTGGGGGCTGGCCGACGAGCCCAAGCTAAGCCAGTTCATCACCGCGTAA
- a CDS encoding glycine hydroxymethyltransferase, whose protein sequence is MTADPVTSTSAAPGAEYAETASAAYRAALEVIEQVEPRVAAATRKELADQRDSLKLIASENYASPAVLLTMGSWFSDKYAEGTVGHRFYAGCQNVDTVEALAAEHARELFGAPYAYAQPHSGIDANLVAFWAILATRVQEPELAAQGAKHVNDLSEEDWEKLRNKLGNQRLLGMSLDAGGHLTHGFRPNISGKMFYQRSYGTDPETGLLDYDAVAAAAREFKPLILVAGYSAYPRRINFAKMREIADEVGATLMVDMAHFAGLVAGKVFTGDEDPVPHAHVTTTTTHKSLRGPRGGMVLAQPEYADAVDKGCPMVLGGPLAHVMAAKAVALAEARQPAFRTYAQRVADNAKALAEGFLKRGARLVTGGTDNHLVLLDVTSFGLTGRQAESALLDSGVVTNRNAIPADPNGAWYTSGIRLGTPALTSRGFGPEDLDRVAELIVDVLSNTQPQGTSKAKYTLADGTAERVHAAASELLAANPLYPGLTL, encoded by the coding sequence ATGACTGCAGACCCCGTGACCTCCACTTCTGCCGCTCCGGGCGCCGAGTACGCCGAGACCGCGAGTGCCGCCTACCGGGCCGCGCTGGAGGTCATCGAGCAGGTCGAGCCGCGGGTTGCCGCGGCGACCCGCAAGGAGCTTGCCGACCAGCGTGATTCGCTCAAGCTGATCGCCAGCGAGAACTACGCCTCGCCGGCGGTGCTGCTGACGATGGGCAGCTGGTTCTCCGACAAGTACGCCGAGGGCACGGTCGGGCACCGCTTCTACGCCGGCTGCCAGAACGTCGACACCGTCGAGGCGCTGGCCGCCGAGCACGCCCGCGAACTGTTCGGCGCGCCGTACGCCTACGCGCAGCCGCACTCCGGTATCGACGCCAACCTGGTCGCGTTCTGGGCCATCCTGGCCACCCGTGTGCAGGAGCCGGAGCTGGCCGCCCAGGGCGCCAAGCACGTCAACGACCTGTCCGAGGAGGACTGGGAGAAGCTGCGCAACAAGCTCGGCAACCAGCGGCTGCTGGGCATGTCGCTGGACGCCGGCGGTCACCTCACCCACGGCTTCCGGCCCAACATCTCGGGCAAGATGTTCTATCAGCGCAGCTACGGCACCGACCCGGAGACCGGGTTGCTCGACTACGACGCCGTCGCCGCGGCGGCCCGCGAGTTCAAGCCGCTGATCCTGGTCGCCGGCTACTCGGCGTATCCGCGCCGGATCAACTTCGCCAAGATGCGCGAGATCGCCGACGAGGTGGGCGCCACCCTGATGGTCGACATGGCGCACTTCGCGGGCCTGGTCGCGGGCAAGGTGTTCACCGGTGACGAGGACCCGGTGCCGCACGCGCACGTCACCACGACGACGACGCACAAGTCGCTGCGCGGCCCGCGCGGCGGCATGGTGCTGGCCCAGCCGGAGTACGCCGACGCGGTGGACAAGGGCTGCCCGATGGTGCTCGGCGGCCCGCTCGCCCACGTGATGGCCGCCAAGGCCGTCGCGCTGGCCGAGGCCCGCCAGCCGGCGTTCCGCACCTACGCGCAGCGGGTGGCCGACAACGCCAAGGCGCTGGCCGAGGGCTTCCTGAAGCGGGGCGCGCGGCTGGTCACCGGCGGCACCGACAACCACCTGGTGCTGCTCGACGTCACCTCGTTCGGGCTGACCGGCCGGCAGGCCGAGTCGGCGCTGCTGGACTCCGGCGTCGTCACCAACCGCAACGCGATCCCGGCCGACCCGAACGGCGCCTGGTACACCAGCGGCATCCGGTTGGGCACCCCGGCGCTGACCAGCCGCGGCTTCGGTCCCGAGGATCTGGACCGGGTGGCCGAGCTGATCGTCGACGTGCTGTCCAACACCCAGCCGCAGGGCACGTCGAAGGCCAAGTACACGCTGGCCGACGGCACCGCCGAGCGGGTGCACGCGGCGGCCTCGGAGCTGCTGGCGGCCAACCCGCTGTACCCCGGTCTGACGCTGTGA
- the coaA gene encoding type I pantothenate kinase codes for MARLSEPSPYVEFDRSQWRNLRMSTPLKLTEEELQKLRGIGEKIDLLEVEEVYLPLARLIHLQVAARQRLFSATAEFLGEPQQNPDRPVPFIIGVAGSVAVGKSTTARVLQALLARWEHHPRVDLVTTDGFLYPNAELVRRNLIGRKGFPESYDRRALMRFVTAVKSGADKACAPVYSHLLYDIVPGEKQIVRHPDILILEGLNVLQTGPTLMVSDLFDFSVYVDARIEDIERWYIDRFLDLRSTAFADPQSHFHHYATLTDEQAVFAARDIWNSINRPNLIENILPTRPRATLVLRKDADHSINRLRLRKL; via the coding sequence ATGGCGCGGCTGAGCGAACCCAGCCCATACGTGGAGTTCGACCGGAGTCAGTGGCGGAATCTGCGCATGTCGACGCCGCTGAAGCTGACCGAGGAAGAGCTGCAGAAGCTTCGGGGTATCGGCGAGAAGATCGACCTGCTGGAGGTCGAGGAGGTCTACCTCCCGCTAGCCCGGCTGATCCATCTGCAGGTCGCCGCACGGCAGCGGTTGTTCTCGGCGACGGCGGAGTTCCTCGGTGAGCCGCAACAGAACCCGGATCGGCCGGTGCCGTTCATCATCGGGGTCGCGGGCAGTGTCGCGGTCGGGAAGTCGACCACCGCGCGCGTGCTGCAGGCGCTGCTGGCCCGCTGGGAGCATCACCCGCGGGTCGACCTGGTCACCACCGACGGCTTCCTGTACCCCAACGCCGAGCTGGTTCGACGAAACCTCATCGGCCGTAAGGGCTTTCCCGAAAGCTACGACCGGCGGGCGCTGATGCGGTTCGTCACCGCGGTGAAGTCGGGGGCCGACAAGGCGTGCGCGCCGGTGTACTCACATCTGCTCTACGACATCGTGCCCGGCGAGAAGCAGATCGTGCGGCACCCCGACATCCTGATCCTGGAGGGCCTCAACGTCCTGCAGACCGGTCCGACGCTGATGGTGTCGGACCTGTTCGACTTCTCGGTGTACGTCGACGCGCGCATCGAGGACATCGAGCGGTGGTACATCGACCGGTTCCTGGATCTGCGCTCGACGGCGTTCGCCGACCCGCAGTCGCACTTCCACCACTACGCGACGCTGACCGACGAGCAGGCGGTCTTCGCCGCCCGCGACATCTGGAACTCGATCAACCGGCCCAACCTGATCGAGAACATTCTGCCGACCCGGCCGCGCGCGACGCTGGTGCTGCGCAAGGACGCCGACCACTCCATCAACCGACTGCGGCTACGCAAGCTGTAG